One Panicum virgatum strain AP13 chromosome 3N, P.virgatum_v5, whole genome shotgun sequence DNA segment encodes these proteins:
- the LOC120665963 gene encoding uncharacterized protein LOC120665963 isoform X2 — protein MAYRRKPQPQPQPPPSFEHHHPPSVGPASPESLAAQAMRASAAHRDASSIASAYSSSTSAAGRQSHHEPSVSTPSLDSSGYEYTSMKSLNEAKYGFWGALARKAKSLLDEDGSAGQHESPTGQQSPRDDASVGVQHPRSQQLLGETWKSETPPSQKRSEAITSSLNYIGGTIKNALEVANAMAAKAKLLLRELKTVKADLAFAKERCAQLEEENKMLRESYDKGDNPEDDLIRLQLETLLAEKARLAHENSVYARENRFLREIVEYHQLTMQDVIYVDEGIEEVTEVYPTQVLPRTGSSVGRATTPATPKPAASSTSIVVPESCSVVPASPKSLSRASSLIN, from the exons ATGGCCTACCGACGGAAGCCCCAGCCCCAGCCCcagccgccgccctccttcGAGCACCACCACCCGCCGTCCGTGGGCCCCGCCTCCCCGGAGTCCCTCGCCGCGCAGGCCAtgcgcgcctccgccgcgcacCGGGACGCCTCTTCCATCGCCTCCGCCTACTCCTCCTCGACCTCGGCGGCCGGCCGCCAGAGCCACCACGAGCCCTCCGTCTCCACTCCGTCCCTA GACTCTTCGGGTTACGAATACACTTCCATGAAGAGCTTGAACGAGGCCAAGTACGGATTCTGGGGTGCCCTGGCACGGAAGGCAAAGTCGCTTCTTGATGAGGATGGCTCCGCTGGGCAGCATGAATCGCCAACAGGGCAGCAGTCACCGAGAGATGATGCGTCAGTAGGTGTCCAG CATCCACGCTCACAGCAATTGCTAGGAGAGACATGGAAATCTGAGACACCTCCATCTCAGAAGAGATCTGAGGCCATAACTTCCTCCCTTAACTATATTGGAGGCACAATAAAAAATGCCCTCGAA GTTGCAAATGCCATGGCTGCAAAAGCAAAGTTGCTACTGCGCGAGCTGAAAACTGTGAAGGCAGATTTAGCGTTCGCGAAAGAACGTTGTGCTCAGCTTGAAGAAGAGAATAAAATGTTGCGAGAAAGTTATGACAAGGGTGATAATCCAGAAGATGATCTG ATCCGCCTCCAGTTAGAGACGCTATTAGCAGAAAAGGCACGGCTAGCACATGAGAACTCTGTATATGCTCGAGAAAACCGATTCCTGCGAGAAATAGTCGAGTATCACCAATTGACTATGCAGGATGTCATATATGTGGACGAAGGCATTGAAGAGGTCACTGAAGTGTACCCTACACAAGTATTACCCCGTACTGGATCAAGCGTTGGTCGTGCAACCACTCCAGCTACACCTaaacctgctgcatcatcaacATCCATCGTTGTACCAGAATCTTGCTCTGTTGTACCAGCTTCTCCAAAGTCCCTGTCACGGGCTTCCTCTCTGATCAATTGA
- the LOC120665963 gene encoding uncharacterized protein LOC120665963 isoform X1, with protein sequence MAYRRKPQPQPQPPPSFEHHHPPSVGPASPESLAAQAMRASAAHRDASSIASAYSSSTSAAGRQSHHEPSVSTPSLDSSGYEYTSMKSLNEAKYGFWGALARKAKSLLDEDGSAGQHESPTGQQSPRDDASVGVQHPRSQQLLGETWKSETPPSQKRSEAITSSLNYIGGTIKNALEEGRTIVENKTTDIIQETRKLNIRRKGAVSNTQGEAGHKLTQKYLPQNPLDHETQLKASRDVANAMAAKAKLLLRELKTVKADLAFAKERCAQLEEENKMLRESYDKGDNPEDDLIRLQLETLLAEKARLAHENSVYARENRFLREIVEYHQLTMQDVIYVDEGIEEVTEVYPTQVLPRTGSSVGRATTPATPKPAASSTSIVVPESCSVVPASPKSLSRASSLIN encoded by the exons ATGGCCTACCGACGGAAGCCCCAGCCCCAGCCCcagccgccgccctccttcGAGCACCACCACCCGCCGTCCGTGGGCCCCGCCTCCCCGGAGTCCCTCGCCGCGCAGGCCAtgcgcgcctccgccgcgcacCGGGACGCCTCTTCCATCGCCTCCGCCTACTCCTCCTCGACCTCGGCGGCCGGCCGCCAGAGCCACCACGAGCCCTCCGTCTCCACTCCGTCCCTA GACTCTTCGGGTTACGAATACACTTCCATGAAGAGCTTGAACGAGGCCAAGTACGGATTCTGGGGTGCCCTGGCACGGAAGGCAAAGTCGCTTCTTGATGAGGATGGCTCCGCTGGGCAGCATGAATCGCCAACAGGGCAGCAGTCACCGAGAGATGATGCGTCAGTAGGTGTCCAG CATCCACGCTCACAGCAATTGCTAGGAGAGACATGGAAATCTGAGACACCTCCATCTCAGAAGAGATCTGAGGCCATAACTTCCTCCCTTAACTATATTGGAGGCACAATAAAAAATGCCCTCGAA GAAGGTCGGACCATTGTAGAGAATAAAACAACTGACATTATTCAGGAGACTCGTAAACTGAacataagaagaaaaggagctGTTTCAAATACACAAGGAGAAGCTGGTCACAAACTTACTCAAAAATATCTTCCTCAAAATCCTCTTGACCATGAAACTCAGTTGAAGGCATCTCGCGAC GTTGCAAATGCCATGGCTGCAAAAGCAAAGTTGCTACTGCGCGAGCTGAAAACTGTGAAGGCAGATTTAGCGTTCGCGAAAGAACGTTGTGCTCAGCTTGAAGAAGAGAATAAAATGTTGCGAGAAAGTTATGACAAGGGTGATAATCCAGAAGATGATCTG ATCCGCCTCCAGTTAGAGACGCTATTAGCAGAAAAGGCACGGCTAGCACATGAGAACTCTGTATATGCTCGAGAAAACCGATTCCTGCGAGAAATAGTCGAGTATCACCAATTGACTATGCAGGATGTCATATATGTGGACGAAGGCATTGAAGAGGTCACTGAAGTGTACCCTACACAAGTATTACCCCGTACTGGATCAAGCGTTGGTCGTGCAACCACTCCAGCTACACCTaaacctgctgcatcatcaacATCCATCGTTGTACCAGAATCTTGCTCTGTTGTACCAGCTTCTCCAAAGTCCCTGTCACGGGCTTCCTCTCTGATCAATTGA